A stretch of the Proteus sp. ZN5 genome encodes the following:
- the serC gene encoding 3-phosphoserine/phosphohydroxythreonine transaminase, which yields MSQVYNFSAGPAMLPAEVLRRAELELCNWHELGRSVMEISHRSKEFLEVAHQAEQDLRDLLNVPENYKILFCHGGARGHFAALPLNLLGDKASADYIDGGYWAKSAAEEAEKYCSPNIIKIKTEVDGKIGVKPMKEWQLSADAAYVHYCPNETIDGIAIHEEPDFDDSKIVIADYSSSILSQPIDVSRFGVIYAGAQKNIGPAGLTIVIIREDLLGKARKETPSVFDYTVLAENDSMFNTPPTFAWYLSGMVFKWLKEQGGLQEMAKRNYEKAALLYSAIDNSDFYINRIATENRSLMNVPFQMSSPELDSVFLKEAEAQGLVALKGHRVSGGMRASIYNAMPLEGVQALVDFMADFERRHA from the coding sequence ATGAGTCAGGTATATAACTTTAGTGCAGGTCCGGCTATGTTACCGGCAGAAGTCCTTCGTCGTGCAGAATTAGAATTATGCAACTGGCATGAACTTGGGCGTTCGGTTATGGAAATTAGCCACCGCAGTAAAGAGTTTCTTGAAGTTGCTCATCAGGCAGAGCAAGATCTTCGCGATCTTCTCAATGTGCCTGAAAACTATAAAATTCTTTTTTGCCACGGTGGGGCTCGGGGGCATTTTGCAGCTTTACCTCTCAATTTATTAGGCGATAAAGCAAGCGCTGATTATATTGATGGTGGTTATTGGGCTAAAAGTGCAGCCGAAGAAGCTGAAAAATATTGTTCGCCAAATATTATTAAAATTAAAACAGAAGTTGATGGCAAAATTGGTGTTAAGCCAATGAAAGAGTGGCAATTAAGCGCTGATGCAGCTTATGTGCATTATTGTCCAAATGAAACCATTGATGGTATTGCCATTCATGAAGAGCCAGATTTTGATGATAGCAAAATTGTTATTGCTGACTACTCATCTTCGATTTTATCTCAACCAATAGATGTTAGCCGTTTTGGTGTTATCTATGCGGGTGCACAAAAGAATATTGGTCCTGCGGGTTTAACTATTGTCATTATTCGTGAAGATCTATTAGGTAAAGCACGCAAAGAAACACCTTCTGTGTTTGATTACACAGTGCTTGCTGAAAATGACTCCATGTTTAATACACCACCTACCTTTGCTTGGTATTTATCAGGTATGGTCTTTAAATGGCTGAAAGAGCAAGGTGGTTTACAAGAAATGGCAAAACGTAACTATGAAAAAGCAGCGCTTCTTTATAGTGCAATTGATAATAGCGATTTTTATATCAATCGTATTGCCACAGAAAATCGTTCGCTAATGAATGTGCCTTTCCAAATGTCTTCTCCTGAACTGGATTCTGTATTCTTAAAAGAGGCGGAAGCACAAGGTTTAGTCGCATTAAAAGGTCACCGTGTATCAGGTGGTATGCGTGCTTCAATTTATAACGCAATGCCATTGGAAGGTGTTCAAGCATTAGTCGACTTTATGGCTGATTTTGAACGTCGTCATGCGTAA
- a CDS encoding MFS transporter, whose translation MSGSVNKKEEASWGMLLHGKNSLKSLALAGGVALHAINVYITITTLPSIVRDIGGLNLYAWNTTVFILASILSSALTSRLLSAFAPRNSYLFATICFLVGSVICATAPSMQILLLGRFIQGAGGGMLLALAYSLVRVMFPQPLWSRAMALMSSMWGISTLLGPALGGIFAEYDVWRGAFWSILFVGIPYTILLFTILPTENNVDNIVTKAPLPYQQLILLMLAVLSISIGSLYNVILYNALSFIFALIFILLLVNIDKKSNDGLFPKGTFSFSAPLAPIYLTMALLGISVQTEVFVPYFLQIIHNITPLLSGYLAALVGAGWSFSAIMSSSSKQATAQRLMRFGPMINFSAIVILGLFISNALTIPYGQIIIICIALFFTGAGIGMAWPHYLTRVLHVSQGQEAQKAATSITTIQLFSTAVGASISGTVVNMAGLTDPGGIIGAQNAAHWLFIVFAITPFIAFFTARVVVSRAKTN comes from the coding sequence ATGTCGGGGAGTGTAAATAAAAAAGAAGAAGCAAGCTGGGGAATGCTTCTTCATGGAAAAAATAGTCTAAAATCGCTCGCTTTAGCAGGAGGGGTCGCATTACACGCAATAAATGTCTATATTACGATCACAACGCTACCTTCAATTGTACGTGATATCGGTGGGCTTAATTTATATGCATGGAACACCACTGTTTTTATTCTGGCGTCAATTCTCTCTTCTGCATTAACTTCTCGATTACTGAGTGCATTCGCCCCTCGCAATAGTTATCTTTTTGCCACAATTTGCTTTTTAGTGGGCTCTGTTATTTGTGCAACAGCACCTTCAATGCAGATATTACTTTTAGGGCGATTTATTCAAGGGGCTGGCGGAGGAATGCTGCTGGCACTTGCTTACTCGTTAGTCCGAGTCATGTTTCCTCAACCACTTTGGTCCAGAGCTATGGCGTTAATGTCTAGCATGTGGGGAATATCAACACTATTAGGCCCCGCACTAGGCGGAATATTTGCTGAATATGATGTTTGGCGTGGCGCATTTTGGTCTATTTTATTTGTAGGCATTCCTTACACTATTTTATTATTTACTATTCTTCCTACCGAAAATAATGTTGATAATATTGTCACCAAAGCGCCGTTACCTTATCAACAGCTAATTTTATTAATGCTTGCTGTATTATCTATTTCTATTGGTAGTCTTTATAACGTTATTTTATATAACGCCTTATCCTTTATATTTGCTTTGATTTTTATTTTACTGTTAGTCAATATTGATAAAAAATCAAATGATGGCTTATTTCCTAAAGGAACATTTTCTTTTTCTGCACCATTAGCACCAATATATCTCACTATGGCTTTATTAGGGATCAGTGTACAAACAGAAGTCTTTGTGCCCTATTTCTTGCAAATTATCCATAATATTACCCCGCTGCTTTCGGGTTATTTAGCTGCATTGGTGGGTGCGGGTTGGTCTTTCTCTGCCATTATGTCTTCATCAAGTAAACAAGCTACTGCTCAGAGATTAATGCGTTTTGGCCCAATGATTAATTTTTCAGCCATTGTGATCCTTGGCTTATTTATTTCTAATGCTCTGACCATCCCTTATGGTCAAATTATCATTATCTGTATAGCCCTCTTTTTTACAGGTGCTGGAATTGGCATGGCATGGCCTCATTATTTAACTCGTGTTTTACACGTTTCTCAGGGACAAGAAGCTCAAAAAGCAGCGACATCCATTACCACTATCCAATTATTTTCAACGGCTGTCGGTGCATCTATTTCAGGAACAGTGGTTAATATGGCTGGATTAACTGATCCTGGAGGTATTATAGGTGCTCAAAATGCAGCACATTGGCTCTTTATTGTGTTTGCAATAACACCATTCATTGCTTTCTTTACAGCAAGAGTTGTTGTCTCTCGAGCCAAAACCAATTAG